In one window of Spiroplasma corruscae DNA:
- the lon gene encoding endopeptidase La, which yields MSNQRLPMLVTRGSYVYPTFEQILEIGRDKTTLAVKEAVEKYDGQILIVSQKKPLEDDPLIKDLYTFGIIANVKIKKEWKDGTLTVNIKSISRVELMNIELDNFYTSDYVIKEPLKSEDKDALKKITKYIKAMINSQEEFPSEIEEVLKIASTKGDVDPNYIVDSAAHLMTFMPINKKQAILEELDPVKRIEIINDFLDEKRQSADIESSISKKIKSRVDEQQREFYLREKLKAIKEELGDMDGEGDDMKKYRNRLETEPFPDNIKKRVSQEIERYEGLPAASSEANIIRTYIDWMMQTPWWQKTKEKTDLKYAKEVLDKYHYGLDKVKERIIEYLAVKQNTNSVKGQIITLVGPPGVGKTSLAKSIAEAMGREFVKVALGGIKDESEIRGHRKTYIGAMPGRIIQGMKRAGVKNPVFLLDEVDKMASDYRGDPASAMLEVLDPEQNSKFSDHYLEEEYDLSDVVFIATANYPENIPEALYDRMEIIELSSYTEIEKMKIAHEYLVPKVLKDHALNSDQVKFQEDGISEIIKHYTREAGVRQLERWIASIARKFVVKMLNKELDKLVVTPKVVNELLKKRIFEHTEKDNESQIGVVTGLAYTQFGGDILPIEVNHFPGKGGLILTGKLGDVMKESATIAYDYVKSNYKAFNIPKEVFSENDVHLHVPEGAVPKDGPSAGITLTTAIISALTNKPVPKDLGMTGEITLRGLVFPIGGLREKSISAHRSGLKKIIIPFKNKKDIEDIPEEVKKDLEIILVKKYSEVYEAIFNEKLKELEKELPISTTSTDKVTAKSH from the coding sequence ATGTCAAATCAAAGATTACCTATGTTAGTAACAAGGGGTAGTTATGTTTACCCAACTTTTGAGCAGATACTTGAAATTGGTCGAGACAAAACAACTCTCGCTGTTAAAGAGGCGGTTGAAAAGTATGATGGACAAATACTAATAGTTTCTCAAAAAAAACCTTTAGAAGATGATCCACTTATAAAAGATTTGTATACATTTGGTATTATTGCTAATGTTAAGATTAAAAAAGAATGAAAGGATGGTACTCTAACCGTTAATATCAAGTCTATATCTAGGGTTGAATTAATGAATATTGAATTAGATAACTTCTATACATCTGATTATGTTATTAAAGAACCTCTTAAATCAGAAGATAAAGATGCTTTGAAAAAAATAACAAAATATATTAAAGCTATGATAAATTCACAAGAGGAGTTCCCTTCAGAAATAGAAGAAGTTTTAAAAATAGCTTCAACAAAAGGTGATGTTGATCCCAACTATATTGTTGATAGTGCTGCACATTTAATGACATTTATGCCAATAAATAAAAAGCAAGCAATTTTAGAGGAATTAGATCCTGTTAAAAGAATTGAAATTATTAATGATTTCTTAGATGAAAAAAGACAATCAGCTGATATCGAGTCATCAATCAGCAAAAAAATAAAATCAAGAGTTGATGAACAACAAAGAGAGTTTTATTTAAGAGAAAAACTTAAAGCTATTAAAGAAGAACTTGGTGACATGGATGGAGAAGGCGACGATATGAAAAAATATCGAAACCGTCTTGAGACAGAACCATTTCCAGATAATATTAAAAAAAGAGTAAGTCAAGAAATTGAAAGATATGAAGGATTACCAGCAGCTTCATCTGAAGCTAATATTATAAGAACTTATATTGATTGAATGATGCAAACTCCTTGATGACAAAAAACTAAGGAAAAAACAGATTTAAAATATGCAAAAGAAGTTCTTGATAAATATCATTATGGTTTAGACAAAGTCAAAGAGAGAATCATTGAGTATCTTGCTGTTAAACAAAATACTAACTCAGTAAAAGGACAAATAATTACATTAGTAGGTCCTCCAGGGGTTGGTAAAACAAGTTTAGCAAAATCAATTGCTGAAGCAATGGGTAGAGAATTTGTTAAAGTTGCCTTAGGTGGTATCAAAGATGAATCTGAAATAAGAGGACACAGAAAAACTTATATAGGAGCAATGCCCGGTCGAATAATTCAAGGTATGAAAAGAGCCGGAGTAAAAAACCCTGTTTTCTTACTTGATGAAGTAGATAAAATGGCAAGTGACTATAGAGGAGATCCTGCATCAGCAATGCTAGAGGTTTTAGATCCTGAACAAAACTCTAAATTCTCTGACCATTACTTGGAAGAAGAATATGATTTAAGTGATGTAGTATTTATTGCTACTGCCAATTATCCAGAAAATATTCCTGAAGCTTTGTATGATAGAATGGAAATTATTGAACTTTCTAGTTATACTGAAATTGAAAAAATGAAAATCGCTCATGAATATTTAGTACCTAAGGTACTTAAAGATCATGCATTAAATTCAGATCAAGTAAAATTCCAAGAAGATGGAATAAGTGAAATTATTAAACATTATACAAGAGAAGCTGGTGTAAGACAGCTTGAAAGATGAATAGCTTCAATTGCAAGAAAGTTTGTTGTTAAAATGTTAAATAAAGAGTTAGATAAACTTGTTGTAACTCCAAAAGTAGTAAATGAACTTTTGAAAAAAAGAATATTTGAGCACACTGAGAAGGATAATGAATCTCAAATTGGTGTTGTTACCGGACTTGCATATACGCAATTTGGTGGAGATATATTACCAATCGAAGTAAACCATTTTCCAGGTAAAGGTGGATTAATCCTAACAGGTAAACTTGGTGATGTTATGAAAGAATCGGCAACAATCGCATATGATTATGTTAAATCAAATTATAAAGCATTTAATATTCCAAAAGAAGTGTTTTCTGAAAATGATGTTCACTTACATGTACCAGAAGGTGCTGTTCCAAAAGATGGACCAAGTGCAGGTATAACATTAACAACAGCTATTATATCAGCACTAACAAACAAACCAGTTCCTAAAGATTTGGGTATGACTGGAGAGATTACACTGAGAGGTTTGGTATTCCCAATTGGTGGATTGCGTGAAAAATCAATTTCAGCTCATAGAAGTGGATTGAAAAAAATTATAATACCTTTTAAAAATAAAAAAGATATTGAAGATATTCCTGAAGAAGTTAAAAAAGACCTAGAAATTATTTTAGTTAAAAAGTACTCAGAAGTTTATGAAGCTATCTTTAATGAAAAATTAAAAGAGTTAGAAAAAGAATTACCAATTAGCACTACAAGTACTGATAAAGTTACTGCTAAATCACATTAA
- a CDS encoding ABC transporter ATP-binding protein: MDASRNVDYIGYNNSTRVGSNNPKKPKKTADDKLYEFMKKKNKLRFFKIVLTYGFKHKFLFFTVIFVALLSSILVSLNSLLVNITLNQAQFDYDNNAGKDYGLRWYWWLSITVGDLVFLYLCTFIRNSCSIVLSVTIEVELRKLTIKRLLEYDISYYSDKKTGKLMTKLVGDTNIIGNEISGLVSWIIQAPLVLVFGTATLFLIDVYLALISSVSVYLLAVIIIIISARYQKKVTVVREVISDINGDVIDRINAIKLVKSSATRKYEEKRIKNIHDPYIKVFKPISRIDGTLLAILVASDVLINLLIIASAVLIYGDNGDVNKFITIIIPISTAMTGLTRPLWQISAIIPGLSRASASSTKIYEVVFKDPILSDNEDNGLLFDQEINKIEFRNVKFNYPEKPEINVVPILNLTFEKGKSYAFVGETGSGKSTISKLLLRFYDPTDGCVLINDINLKDFNLRSYLSHVGYVEQEPQILYGTVYDNVRYGFFNATDEEVHEACKKAQVHNIIMSWPDTYNTVLGERGLLLSGGQKQRLVIARMLLRNPELLVLDEATSALDNIVEKEIQSQLDNLMKGKTTIIIAHRLTTIKNVDKIYVLESGKGIVQEGTYKELISIEGRFKNLYDAANS, translated from the coding sequence ATGGATGCTAGTAGAAATGTTGATTATATAGGTTATAATAACTCAACAAGAGTTGGGTCAAATAATCCTAAAAAACCTAAAAAAACAGCTGATGATAAACTGTATGAATTTATGAAAAAGAAGAACAAACTTAGATTCTTCAAAATAGTACTTACGTATGGTTTTAAGCATAAATTTCTATTTTTCACTGTAATTTTTGTTGCTTTACTTAGTTCAATATTAGTAAGTTTAAACTCATTGCTTGTTAATATTACATTAAACCAAGCACAATTTGATTATGATAATAACGCTGGAAAAGATTATGGTTTAAGATGGTATTGGTGATTATCAATAACTGTTGGTGATTTAGTTTTTTTATATCTATGTACATTTATAAGAAATTCTTGTTCAATAGTATTATCAGTAACTATTGAAGTCGAATTGAGAAAATTAACAATTAAAAGATTATTGGAGTATGATATTTCATATTATTCAGACAAAAAAACTGGCAAACTTATGACTAAATTAGTCGGAGATACTAATATAATAGGTAATGAGATCTCCGGTTTAGTTTCTTGAATTATACAAGCGCCTTTAGTATTAGTTTTTGGTACTGCTACATTGTTTTTAATAGATGTATATTTAGCTTTAATTTCATCTGTTAGTGTATATCTACTTGCTGTTATTATTATAATTATATCTGCACGATATCAAAAAAAAGTAACAGTTGTTAGAGAAGTTATATCTGATATTAATGGTGACGTTATTGATAGAATTAATGCTATAAAACTTGTAAAATCATCAGCAACAAGAAAATATGAAGAAAAAAGAATCAAAAATATACATGATCCTTATATTAAAGTTTTTAAACCGATCTCAAGAATAGATGGAACATTACTTGCGATTCTAGTTGCATCAGATGTATTAATCAATCTATTAATAATAGCATCGGCAGTGTTAATATATGGTGATAATGGAGACGTAAATAAGTTTATTACAATTATAATTCCAATTTCAACAGCAATGACTGGTTTAACAAGACCACTATGACAAATTTCTGCAATTATTCCTGGATTATCAAGAGCTTCTGCTTCTTCAACTAAAATATATGAAGTAGTGTTTAAAGATCCTATATTATCTGATAATGAAGATAATGGTTTACTATTTGATCAAGAAATTAATAAAATTGAATTTCGTAATGTAAAGTTTAATTATCCGGAAAAACCAGAAATAAATGTTGTTCCAATCCTAAATTTAACATTTGAAAAGGGTAAAAGTTATGCTTTTGTTGGTGAAACAGGCAGTGGAAAATCAACAATCTCAAAACTATTACTAAGGTTTTATGACCCAACAGATGGATGCGTTTTAATAAACGACATTAACTTAAAGGATTTTAACCTAAGAAGTTATTTAAGTCATGTTGGTTATGTTGAACAAGAACCTCAAATACTTTATGGAACAGTTTATGATAATGTTAGGTATGGTTTTTTCAATGCTACCGATGAAGAGGTACATGAAGCTTGTAAAAAAGCACAAGTTCATAACATTATAATGAGTTGGCCCGATACTTATAATACAGTTCTAGGTGAAAGGGGTTTATTATTAAGTGGTGGTCAAAAACAAAGATTAGTAATTGCAAGAATGCTTTTAAGGAACCCTGAATTACTAGTTCTTGATGAAGCTACTAGTGCGTTGGATAATATTGTTGAAAAAGAAATTCAATCACAGTTAGATAACTTAATGAAGGGTAAAACTACTATTATAATAGCTCATAGATTAACAACAATTAAAAATGTTGACAAAATTTATGTATTAGAATCAGGTAAAGGTATTGTCCAAGAAGGAACTTATAAAGAATTAATATCAATTGAAGGAAGATTTAAAAATTTATATGATGCTGCTAATTCATAG
- a CDS encoding replication-associated recombination protein A yields the protein MKQPLSYILRPKTVNDVVGQSHLINKENGLVSRMIEKRFLTNLIFYGPPGIGKTSLAISLANDLKIDYDFFNASNDKKEKLQSIVKNINDNEFVLIIDEFHRMNKSIQDFLLEYIESKKLVVFITTTENPYFVINPAVRSRSTILQLKEITEDEMFNGLNKILLKIDNKTVIKEDGLRAISSRSNGDLRFAINMIEIIQELYNDKVIDKDFIDQLSFINSAKGSSYGDEFHDLKSALQKSIRGSDVNASLHYFARLFEIGDYETLMRRMIIIAYEDIGLANPSIPVRVVNACNAFRQVGMPEGRIILGLVIIEMALSEKSNSSIMAIDNAIADVRKSNIPPIPSYLRDNHYDSSAKLNHTYNYKYAHDYPNDYVEQQYMPDLIKNKKYYIPKTHNIYEKKLVDIYNKFTGKYNK from the coding sequence ATGAAACAACCATTAAGTTACATTTTAAGACCTAAAACAGTAAATGATGTTGTTGGTCAAAGTCATTTAATCAATAAAGAAAATGGTTTGGTTTCAAGAATGATTGAAAAAAGGTTTTTAACAAATTTAATATTTTATGGTCCTCCAGGAATTGGGAAAACTTCATTAGCAATATCTTTAGCTAATGATTTAAAAATAGACTATGATTTTTTTAATGCCTCAAATGATAAAAAGGAAAAACTACAAAGTATCGTAAAAAATATCAATGACAATGAATTTGTATTAATTATCGATGAGTTTCATAGAATGAATAAAAGTATTCAAGACTTTTTATTAGAATACATTGAATCAAAAAAACTTGTTGTTTTTATAACAACGACAGAAAACCCGTATTTTGTTATTAATCCAGCCGTCAGAAGTAGAAGTACTATACTACAATTAAAAGAAATCACAGAAGATGAAATGTTCAATGGATTAAATAAAATATTATTAAAAATTGATAATAAAACAGTCATAAAAGAAGATGGTCTAAGAGCTATTTCATCAAGATCAAATGGAGATTTGAGATTTGCAATTAATATGATTGAAATAATACAAGAACTTTATAATGATAAAGTGATAGATAAAGATTTTATAGACCAATTATCATTTATTAATTCAGCAAAAGGTTCAAGTTATGGTGATGAATTTCATGATTTAAAATCAGCACTTCAAAAATCAATTAGGGGTAGTGATGTGAATGCTTCATTACATTATTTTGCTAGATTATTTGAAATTGGTGATTATGAAACTTTAATGAGAAGAATGATAATTATAGCTTATGAAGATATTGGTCTTGCGAATCCAAGTATTCCAGTTAGAGTTGTTAATGCTTGTAATGCTTTTAGACAAGTAGGAATGCCTGAAGGAAGAATCATATTAGGTCTTGTGATAATTGAAATGGCACTAAGTGAAAAGTCAAATTCAAGTATAATGGCAATTGATAATGCTATTGCAGATGTTAGAAAAAGCAACATTCCTCCAATTCCATCATATTTAAGAGATAATCATTATGATTCATCAGCAAAACTTAATCATACTTATAATTATAAATATGCACATGATTATCCAAATGATTATGTTGAACAACAATATATGCCAGATTTGATTAAAAACAAGAAATACTATATTCCTAAAACACATAACATTTATGAAAAAAAGTTAGTAGATATTTACAATAAATTTACTGGTAAATACAATAAATAG
- a CDS encoding ABC transporter ATP-binding protein, protein MNNNFAVEMKNITMVFNKKIIANDNINLKVKKGEVHAIIGENGAGKSTLMSILFGLYNPTFGEILINGKSHIITSPIKANNLGIGMVHQHFKLIETYPYWKNISLGCEQTYLKFFINKSKTINKITEIMNKYNLTIDLNKKPINSSVASQQKAEILKALYRESEILIFDEPTAVLTPKEIEGFLEVLKSLKKSGKTIIFITHKMAEIKEVADSATVLRNGKVVGHYDVKNTSIEEFAQAMVGRKVVEVQNDYKDIKEDIILSIKDLYVPNQNNHKVDALKNFSLNISKGEIVAIAGVEGNGQQELVNAITGLCKFKKGQIFINNNLLNNISVNKRYSKYKISHIPEDRHKYGLVLDNNLIDNMVLQDISNSKFSSYGFINFNSIQEYGQRIIKKYDVRNSQSGYAIARELSGGNQQKAIIGRELERDSDLIVVFQPTRGLDIGSIEFIHSEILKAKKQGKAILLVSYELSEVLALSDRVVVLNAGSTVGELKGKNISIDKIGLMMMGEKI, encoded by the coding sequence ATGAATAATAATTTTGCTGTTGAAATGAAAAATATTACAATGGTATTTAATAAGAAAATTATTGCCAATGATAACATTAATTTAAAAGTGAAAAAAGGTGAGGTCCACGCTATTATCGGCGAAAATGGTGCGGGTAAGTCAACTTTAATGTCAATTTTATTTGGACTTTATAATCCTACATTTGGAGAAATATTAATTAATGGAAAGTCTCATATTATTACTAGTCCTATTAAAGCAAATAATCTTGGTATTGGAATGGTGCATCAACACTTTAAGTTAATTGAGACTTATCCTTATTGAAAAAATATTTCATTAGGTTGTGAACAAACATATTTAAAATTTTTTATAAATAAATCAAAAACTATAAACAAAATTACTGAAATAATGAATAAATATAATCTAACTATTGATTTAAATAAAAAACCAATTAATTCAAGTGTGGCTTCACAACAAAAGGCAGAAATTTTAAAAGCTCTTTATAGAGAATCTGAAATTCTAATATTTGATGAACCAACTGCAGTACTTACACCTAAAGAAATTGAAGGTTTTTTAGAAGTGTTAAAAAGCTTAAAAAAGAGTGGTAAAACAATTATATTTATTACTCACAAAATGGCTGAAATTAAAGAAGTTGCTGATAGTGCAACTGTTTTAAGGAACGGTAAAGTTGTAGGTCATTATGATGTAAAAAATACAAGTATTGAAGAATTTGCACAAGCCATGGTTGGAAGAAAAGTAGTGGAAGTTCAAAATGATTATAAAGATATAAAAGAAGACATCATATTATCTATTAAAGATTTATATGTTCCTAATCAAAATAATCATAAAGTAGATGCTTTGAAAAACTTCTCACTTAATATTTCTAAGGGAGAAATTGTAGCTATTGCTGGTGTTGAAGGTAACGGACAGCAAGAATTAGTTAATGCAATTACTGGTTTATGTAAATTTAAAAAAGGACAAATTTTTATTAACAATAACCTATTAAATAATATTAGTGTTAATAAAAGGTATTCTAAGTATAAAATAAGTCATATTCCTGAAGATAGACATAAGTATGGTCTTGTATTAGACAACAACTTAATTGATAATATGGTTCTTCAAGACATATCCAACAGTAAATTTAGTAGTTATGGATTTATAAATTTTAATTCAATCCAAGAGTATGGGCAAAGAATAATAAAGAAATATGATGTTAGAAATTCACAATCGGGATACGCAATTGCAAGAGAATTATCTGGTGGTAATCAACAAAAAGCAATTATTGGTAGAGAACTTGAAAGAGATAGTGATTTAATCGTAGTATTCCAGCCTACTCGTGGATTAGATATTGGTTCTATTGAATTTATCCATTCAGAAATACTTAAAGCAAAAAAACAAGGTAAAGCTATTTTGCTAGTATCATATGAACTAAGTGAAGTACTAGCGTTATCAGATAGAGTAGTTGTTTTAAATGCGGGGTCAACTGTTGGTGAGTTAAAAGGAAAAAACATTAGTATTGATAAAATCGGATTAATGATGATGGGAGAAAAAATATAA
- a CDS encoding ABC transporter permease subunit: MKFSTSRWIKKQHLINSLKSDKTKKSLSVAKASLYSILFGLLIGIIIILANGEDGFAFIFSSIGYSLRNSSSTFLPSTINYFSTYALMGIGLALGFKIGIFNMGGTGQAVIGMVFSVLAIGNKASAEGVGFKDVDNSFVINVFLIFVFSGIAISLISGILKISFNIHEVVTTVMLNWIVWIFANWIFDRPEWVWSSNHVTQPLNTNWLSINGNTWLFGVILTIISVILVYILVNLTTFGYKFKVSGKQPTAAKYAGINIKYYILLTTALQGLFISMGGFIYYMTIQLSISTGKISELPTIGFDAIPIALVAFNNVVGILPVAMFWAMLKNGSGIAKSIEFPLLSKDVSTLVFGAITYGAGISALFFKLRIYEYLYKNFFIFYQFEVKKNFYITFNKVWSLRFKKLLYFKDDELRNLKKSIKDTEYSKSILILKQEISNLKKTNNNSVIKEKSEELENLINKNKALVKKCAKQYKIEKQDFKNNVKFEIRQLKERFSMFNEESILLHKKYSISGLRKKISNQVLKKKYELLNSFVISFNNYKTKVKDSRQKLKLDLKNKQTSKEERLNLKKLLLNNIQKWKEELESKNKISLDEFNKYRIEQYEKLKKSINEIKEKFLIIKKDFKEKKVTIKNTSSDKKQKFFEKENYINKITYYNKRCEVVKSYGS; encoded by the coding sequence ATGAAATTTAGCACTAGTAGGTGAATAAAAAAACAACATTTAATAAACTCTCTTAAATCTGATAAGACAAAAAAAAGCTTATCAGTAGCAAAAGCGTCTTTATACTCAATCTTATTTGGACTGTTAATTGGAATAATCATAATTCTTGCAAATGGTGAAGATGGGTTTGCGTTTATATTCTCATCAATAGGTTACTCACTTAGAAATTCTTCATCAACATTTTTACCTTCAACAATAAATTATTTTTCAACATATGCTTTAATGGGAATTGGGTTAGCACTAGGTTTTAAAATCGGAATTTTTAATATGGGTGGTACAGGACAAGCTGTTATCGGAATGGTTTTCAGCGTACTTGCAATTGGTAATAAGGCTAGTGCAGAAGGAGTTGGTTTCAAAGATGTTGATAATTCATTTGTAATTAATGTATTCTTAATATTTGTATTCTCTGGAATTGCTATTTCGTTAATATCTGGTATCTTAAAAATAAGTTTTAATATTCATGAAGTTGTAACTACAGTTATGTTGAACTGAATTGTGTGAATATTTGCCAATTGAATTTTTGACAGACCTGAGTGAGTGTGAAGTAGTAATCATGTCACACAGCCACTTAATACGAATTGATTATCAATAAATGGAAACACTTGATTATTTGGTGTGATACTTACAATTATTTCAGTTATCCTAGTTTATATTTTAGTTAATCTAACTACTTTTGGATATAAATTTAAGGTTTCTGGAAAGCAACCAACTGCTGCAAAATATGCAGGTATTAATATAAAGTATTACATTCTTCTTACAACTGCCTTACAAGGATTATTCATTAGTATGGGTGGATTCATTTATTATATGACTATACAACTTAGTATTTCAACAGGAAAAATTAGTGAGCTTCCAACAATAGGATTTGATGCTATTCCAATTGCACTTGTTGCATTTAATAATGTAGTTGGAATTTTGCCAGTCGCAATGTTTTGAGCTATGCTTAAAAATGGTTCAGGTATTGCAAAATCGATTGAGTTTCCATTGCTTTCAAAAGATGTTTCAACTCTTGTTTTTGGAGCAATTACATATGGGGCAGGTATATCAGCGTTATTCTTTAAATTAAGAATTTATGAATACTTATATAAAAACTTTTTTATATTTTATCAATTTGAGGTCAAAAAAAATTTTTATATTACATTTAATAAAGTTTGATCACTAAGATTTAAAAAACTTCTATATTTTAAAGATGATGAACTAAGAAATTTAAAAAAAAGTATAAAAGATACTGAGTATAGTAAGTCAATTCTAATACTTAAACAAGAAATTTCAAATCTTAAAAAAACTAATAATAACTCTGTCATTAAGGAAAAAAGCGAAGAATTAGAAAACTTAATTAATAAAAATAAAGCATTAGTAAAAAAATGTGCAAAACAATATAAAATAGAAAAACAAGATTTTAAAAATAATGTTAAATTTGAAATAAGACAATTAAAAGAAAGATTTTCAATGTTCAACGAGGAAAGTATATTACTTCATAAAAAGTATTCTATTTCAGGATTAAGAAAAAAAATTAGTAACCAAGTTTTAAAAAAGAAATATGAATTATTAAATAGTTTTGTTATTTCTTTTAATAATTATAAAACTAAGGTTAAGGATTCTAGGCAGAAGTTAAAACTGGATTTAAAGAATAAGCAAACAAGTAAGGAAGAACGCTTAAACCTAAAAAAACTATTATTGAATAATATCCAAAAATGAAAAGAAGAATTAGAGAGTAAAAATAAAATTAGTCTAGATGAATTTAATAAATATAGAATAGAACAGTATGAAAAACTAAAAAAAAGTATAAATGAAATAAAAGAGAAATTTTTAATAATAAAAAAAGATTTTAAAGAAAAGAAAGTTACAATTAAAAATACATCATCAGATAAAAAACAAAAGTTTTTCGAGAAGGAAAATTATATAAATAAAATTACTTATTATAATAAAAGATGTGAGGTGGTGAAATCTTATGGCAGCTAA
- a CDS encoding ABC transporter permease yields MAANILLESISIYFVIFSLASLAGLVSEKSGVINVGIDGMMVIGALTYAIVGSKIYKSDSTDIMQIIPIILAALVAGLFALFHGLASIKLKANQIISGTAINLFAQGLAMFLTTTRGWTESNGTLITSGYSVISFSGSNNIFTLYLLLSIIITAFSGIYFSFTRTGTRHIAVGENPNAVSSAGVNVYKYRYLAVIVSGMIAGISGACFVIIKNNGNFFGTVNGFGFIALAIMIVGQWKIRYTVIASFIFSMFFAIGERIINLTNSVWVLGNSNLFNILPFLLSIFTMITISKYSRPPKSIGQPYDKTIR; encoded by the coding sequence ATGGCAGCTAACATATTATTAGAATCAATTTCAATTTACTTTGTCATATTTTCATTAGCATCACTTGCAGGACTGGTTTCGGAAAAATCAGGAGTTATTAACGTTGGTATTGATGGAATGATGGTAATTGGAGCGCTAACTTATGCTATTGTTGGTAGTAAAATATACAAAAGCGATTCAACAGATATTATGCAAATTATTCCAATAATTTTAGCTGCTTTAGTAGCAGGATTGTTTGCATTATTTCATGGATTAGCTTCAATTAAATTAAAAGCTAATCAAATAATATCTGGTACGGCAATTAATTTATTTGCTCAAGGATTAGCAATGTTTTTAACTACAACAAGAGGGTGAACTGAATCAAATGGAACTTTAATAACGTCTGGCTACTCTGTTATATCTTTTTCAGGTTCAAATAATATTTTTACATTATATTTATTATTATCAATAATAATAACAGCATTTTCTGGTATTTATTTTTCTTTTACAAGAACTGGAACAAGACATATCGCTGTTGGAGAGAACCCTAATGCAGTAAGTTCTGCAGGAGTAAATGTATATAAGTATAGATATTTAGCAGTGATAGTTAGTGGTATGATTGCAGGAATATCAGGAGCTTGCTTTGTAATTATAAAAAACAATGGAAATTTTTTTGGAACTGTTAATGGTTTTGGTTTTATTGCACTTGCAATTATGATAGTTGGTCAATGAAAGATAAGATACACAGTTATAGCATCCTTTATATTTTCGATGTTTTTTGCCATTGGAGAAAGAATCATTAACTTAACTAATAGCGTTTGAGTATTAGGAAATTCTAATTTATTTAATATATTACCATTTTTACTATCTATATTCACAATGATTACTATTTCTAAGTATTCAAGACCACCAAAAAGTATTGGTCAACCATATGATAAAACAATAAGATAA
- a CDS encoding DJ-1 family glyoxalase III, whose protein sequence is MANVAIFLAEGFEDTEMVATNDVLNRAKKMFPGSFEKIDLVSITQNLIVNGANGITVKAHKLIENISFDEYDCLVLPGGAGVANLEKCQLLLDNLKKFNEKKKVIAAICAAPQILGKLGILDGVEVTHYPGCVDGLDKAIKKSHNAAITDRNIITGSSIGAALQFGLQIVDYFTSTEHMLELYKSLVFNN, encoded by the coding sequence ATGGCAAATGTAGCAATTTTTTTAGCAGAAGGTTTTGAAGATACAGAAATGGTTGCGACAAATGATGTATTAAATAGGGCAAAAAAAATGTTCCCAGGTAGTTTTGAAAAAATTGATCTAGTTTCAATTACACAAAATTTAATAGTTAATGGAGCAAATGGTATTACTGTAAAAGCACATAAATTAATTGAAAATATTAGTTTTGATGAGTATGATTGTTTAGTTTTACCAGGAGGAGCTGGCGTAGCTAACCTTGAAAAGTGCCAACTTTTACTTGACAATTTGAAAAAATTTAATGAAAAGAAAAAAGTTATAGCTGCAATTTGTGCGGCTCCGCAAATACTTGGAAAGTTAGGTATCCTAGATGGAGTGGAAGTTACTCATTATCCAGGTTGTGTTGATGGTTTAGATAAAGCAATTAAAAAATCTCATAATGCAGCAATTACTGATAGAAACATAATAACAGGTTCTTCAATTGGTGCAGCATTACAATTTGGTTTACAAATTGTTGATTATTTTACCTCAACAGAACATATGTTGGAATTATATAAAAGTCTTGTTTTTAACAATTAG